A single region of the Pseudomonas sp. VD-NE ins genome encodes:
- the thrS gene encoding threonine--tRNA ligase: protein MPTITLPDGSQRSFDHPVSVAEVAASIGAGLAKATLAGKVNGQLVDASDIISSDATLQIITPKDEEGLEIIRHSCAHLVGHAVKQLYPTAKMVIGPVIDEGFYYDIAFERPFTPDDMAAIEQRMQQLIEKDYDVIKKVTPRAEVIEVFKARGEDYKLRLVEDMPNEQAMGLYYHEEYVDMCRGPHVPNTRFLKSFKLTKLSGAYWRGDAKNEQLQRVYGTAWADKKQLAAYIQRIEEAEKRDHRKIGKRLGLFHTQEESPGMVFWHPNGWTLYQVLEQYMRKIQRDNGYLEIKTPQVVDRSLWEKSGHWANYADNMFTTQSENRDYAIKPMNCPCHVQVFNQGLKSYRELPMRLAEFGACHRNEPSGALHGIMRVRAFTQDDAHIFCTEEQMQAESAAFIKLTMDVYRDFGFTDVEMKLSTRPEKRVGSDELWDRAEAALAAALDSAGLPYDLQPGEGAFYGPKIEFSLKDCLGRVWQCGTLQLDFNLPVRLGAEYVSEDNSRKHPVMLHRAILGSFERFVGILIEHYEGAFPAWLAPTQAVIMNITDKQADFVAEVEKTLNESGFRAKSDLRNEKIGFKIREHTLLKVPYLLVIGDKEVEMQTVAVRTREGADLGSMPVAQFAEFLAQAVSRRGRPDSE, encoded by the coding sequence ATGCCAACTATTACTCTTCCCGACGGCAGTCAACGTTCATTCGATCACCCGGTTTCCGTAGCCGAGGTCGCCGCATCCATTGGTGCCGGTCTGGCCAAAGCCACCCTGGCCGGCAAGGTCAATGGCCAACTGGTCGACGCCAGCGACATCATCAGCAGCGACGCGACCCTGCAAATCATTACGCCAAAGGATGAAGAGGGGCTGGAGATCATTCGCCACTCTTGCGCTCACCTGGTTGGCCACGCGGTCAAGCAGCTGTACCCGACTGCGAAAATGGTCATCGGGCCGGTCATCGATGAAGGCTTCTATTACGACATCGCCTTCGAGCGTCCTTTTACTCCGGACGACATGGCTGCTATCGAACAGCGCATGCAGCAGCTGATCGAGAAAGATTACGACGTCATCAAGAAAGTCACTCCGCGCGCCGAAGTGATCGAAGTGTTCAAGGCCCGTGGCGAAGACTACAAGTTGCGCCTGGTCGAGGACATGCCGAACGAGCAGGCCATGGGCCTGTACTATCACGAAGAATACGTCGACATGTGCCGCGGTCCGCACGTGCCGAACACCCGCTTCCTGAAATCCTTCAAGCTGACCAAACTGTCGGGCGCCTACTGGCGCGGCGACGCCAAGAACGAGCAATTGCAGCGCGTTTACGGCACCGCCTGGGCTGACAAAAAGCAGCTGGCGGCTTACATCCAGCGCATCGAAGAAGCTGAAAAGCGCGATCACCGCAAGATCGGCAAGCGTCTGGGCCTGTTCCATACCCAGGAAGAATCCCCGGGCATGGTGTTCTGGCACCCGAACGGCTGGACTCTGTATCAGGTGCTCGAGCAGTACATGCGCAAGATCCAGCGCGACAACGGCTATCTTGAGATCAAGACCCCTCAAGTCGTTGACCGCAGCCTGTGGGAGAAATCCGGGCACTGGGCCAACTACGCCGACAACATGTTCACCACCCAGTCGGAAAACCGCGACTACGCCATCAAGCCGATGAACTGCCCGTGCCACGTGCAGGTGTTCAATCAGGGCCTGAAGAGCTACCGCGAGCTGCCGATGCGTCTGGCCGAATTCGGTGCTTGCCACCGTAACGAGCCGTCGGGTGCGCTGCACGGCATCATGCGCGTACGTGCGTTCACTCAGGACGACGCCCACATCTTCTGCACCGAAGAGCAGATGCAGGCTGAATCCGCTGCGTTCATCAAGCTGACCATGGACGTTTATCGCGATTTCGGTTTCACCGATGTCGAGATGAAGCTGTCCACTCGTCCGGAAAAACGCGTCGGTTCCGACGAGCTGTGGGATCGCGCTGAAGCTGCATTGGCTGCAGCCCTTGATTCTGCGGGCCTGCCGTACGATCTGCAGCCGGGTGAGGGCGCTTTCTACGGTCCGAAGATCGAATTCTCGCTGAAAGATTGCCTCGGTCGCGTCTGGCAATGTGGTACCTTGCAGCTCGATTTTAACCTGCCTGTCCGTTTGGGCGCTGAATACGTCTCCGAAGACAACAGCCGCAAACACCCTGTGATGCTTCACCGTGCGATCCTCGGTTCGTTCGAGCGTTTCGTCGGGATTCTGATCGAGCACTACGAAGGTGCATTCCCTGCGTGGCTCGCGCCGACCCAGGCGGTGATCATGAATATCACTGATAAACAGGCAGATTTTGTTGCAGAAGTTGAAAAAACTCTCAACGAAAGCGGATTTCGTGCCAAGTCCGACTTGAGAAATGAAAAGATCGGCTTTAAAATCCGCGAGCATACTTTGCTCAAGGTTCCCTATCTTT